The genomic stretch GCTGGAATGACCGACGTCGAACATGTCGTGTTCCGACTCGCCACGCTTAGGAAAACCGGACATGCCTTTGAACTTGCGCAAGGTGGGGAACAAATGCTTGCGTCCCGTCAAAATTTTATGCACATACGCCTGATGACCGACGTCCCAGATGATCTTATCTACTGGCGAGTTATACACTTGATGAAGAGCCAGCGTCAATTCGACCACTCCAAGATTGGAGCCGAAATGACCGCCTGTGGTGGCTAGGTTCTCAATCAGGAAGTGGCGAATCTCTTCGGCCAACCTGCCCAGTTGTTCCACCGATAAATTCTTTATATCAGAGGGGCAGTTTACTTTGTCGAGCAACATGCAGTTACCGCCTCGCTTCTTTTCTTAGAGTTTGTATAGGCGCGTCTTTTGAGTTAAAACGACAATATTATATCACACCTGCCCACTACTTACCTGTACTATTTTTCTCGACAGGCTGGACCGCATCTCGGTCGTACCAGATGTGACCCTGCCCATCCAAGGTGACCAACGAGAGTTCACGGATCTTGGCGGCAAGCACTCCTTGCCCTTGCAGTTGCATGATCACATCATTTTTGTTGCATCCGAGGGTATTCAGATTGTCTTCGATCCAAGTTCCGTCGATCAGCACCGGCACCGGCTCTTTTTGCACCTTGTTAGGTGTACGTTCGCCCTGCTTTTTGGTTTCAGTACGCTGTCGTAGCTCCGCTCGCCTACCGATTAGGCGCATCAGAAAGAGTCCAGCGATCACGATCAGGATCGGAACCCACAGGATGCGATACGCTTCCATTGATACTCCTCCCTTGGAAAATCCTTGTAAGCGTAGTGTGTGTCTTTTGTGTCCTCACTATGAAAAAAAGAAAAAAGGCACTGGGGCATCGACCCTTGTGCCTTATTCTGCCTACACGTCGCGGTTGATCAGCCAATCTGCGATCTCTTGCAAACGGTTGGTGCGAAGCGCAACGCCTGACAGCGCCTGGTGCGCTTCTGTCGTCAAGCGGCGCACCATCTCACGGGATTCCTCCAACCCGTAGAGCAGCGGGTAGGTAGACTTGCCTTGCGCCGCATCGGCGCCGACCGCCTTGCCCAACTTTTCCGCAACGCCTTCCACATCGAGAATGTCATCGACAATCTGAAAGGCGAGTCCGATCTTTTGCGCATAGGAGGTCAGCGCTTGCACCTGCTGTTCGTCTGCGTCGGCAAACAACGCACCGATGCGCACCGATGCGGTCAAAAGTGCTCCCGTCTTGTGGGCGTGGATAAAAGCCAAACGTTCCTCGCTCGCTTTCGACCCTTCATTTTCCATATCGGCCATCTGACCTGCCACCATGCCAATCGATCCAGCTGCCGTCGCCAGTTCGCCTACGATGCGCAACAGCACCGCTTCTCGGCCCTTCGCCTCCATCGTGCCAAGCACCTGAAACGCCTGTGTCAACAGCGCATCGCCTGCCAAAATCGCCGTCGCTTCACCATAGATCTTGTGATTGGTCGGCTTGCCGCGGCGGAAATCGTCATCGTCCATCGCAGGCAGATCATCGTGCACCAGCGAGTAGGTATGGATCATCTCAAGTGTCGCAGCCACAGGCATTGCTGCCGCCATATCGCCACCGAGCGCCTCCACCGTCGCCAAGGTCAGCACCGGACGCAGCCTTTTTCCCCCGGCAAACAGCGAATAGCGCATCGAGTCATAGAGACTTTCTGGATATTGTGTCGCGGCAGGCACCAAAGCGTCCATCGCCTGCTCGATCTGCGCGCTCAACGTGCGAAGATAGTGTTTGAGATCCGCTTTTTCGCTCATCTTCTTTTACTCATTCCTCTGTTTGAAAAGATTTTTTGGTCAGCCCACCTGCATCTGCAACCAGCATTTCGATCTTCTGCTCCGCTTGGTCAAGCTTTTCACGACAGACCCGAGCCAATTGCATGCCTTCCTGAAACTCAGCGATCGCTTTTTCCAACGGCAGATCGCCCGCTTCCATCGCGCGCACGATCGCTTCCAGCCGCTCCAACGCCTGTTCAAATGTTTGCTCTTGCTCCTGCTTCTCCATTCGCTTACTCCTCCTCCAATCCCCAAACCGTGCAATCGATCCAGCCGTCTTGAACGCGCACCTGCACCTTGTCACCCAACTGCACGTTGTCGATGCTGTTGATCAGCCGCTTTTTGTCCCCGGTGTAGGTCAGGGAATAGCCGCGCTTCATCACCGACAGCGGACTTAGCACGTCCAATTTGTCGAGCAGGCGCTCAAATTTAACCTGCTCCTTGCCAACCCGGTCTGCTGTCGCGCGCTGCAAGAGCTCCACCGTGTACAGCAACGTCTGCTCCATCCGCTTCGCCCGCTCGATCGGACTTGTTTGCAACAATCGACCTTCTAAGTGCGACAATTGACGGGCGCCCGAGTTGGCCAACTTGGTCAGGGCGAGTTGCAAGCGGTCCTCCGCGTTGTCAACCACCTGCTGCCATTGCTGCAACTGATGAGTCGGACGGGTGAAAACGGTCGATGATTCGATGCGTCGCAGGCGCTGTTTTGCCTCACGCATCCGTCCGTCTAACGCGCGATGCATCCGTGCCGTCAACTGCTCCACATGCTGTTTGAGATCATACAGATTGGGCACGGCGATCTCAGCGGCAGCCGTCGGGGTTGCGGCGCGCATGTCGGCCGCAAAGTCGGCCAACGTCGTATCTGTCTCATGTCCTACCGCCGAAATGATTGGGATCAGCGAGGCATCGATTGCCCGCACCACCGGCTCTTCGTTAAACGCCCACAGTTCCTCTAATGAACCGCCACCCCGTCCGACGATCAGCACGTCCGCTTCTGCCAGTTCGTTCATCGAAACGATCGCCTCAGCAACCGAGGCGGCAGCGCTCGGTCCCTGCACGATGACCGGATGCAATAAAATGTGTGCGACCGGATAACGGCGGCGAATCGTGGTGATGATGTCGCGCACCGCTGCCCCCGTCGGGGAGGTGATGACCCCGACCACGCGCGGATATTTCGGAATCGGCTTCTTTCGTAGCGGATCGAAGAGACCTTCTCGCTCCAACTGCTCCTTCAACTGCTGAAAGGCCAAAAAAAGCGATCCGAGTCCGTCCGGTTGAAGATCATCAACATAGAGTTGGTAGGCCCCATCACGGTCGAACACCGACACATAGCCGTGTGCGATCACCTTCATCCCTTCCTTGGGGATGAATTTTAAAGAGCGATTGTTTCCTGCGAACATCACGCTCTTAATCCGGCTTTGCGAATCTTTGAGCGTAAAATACATATGACCTTTGCTATGATGGGTGAAGTTAGAAATTTCACCCCGTACTAAACAGTTTTGCAATCCTTCATCCGCTTCAAACATCCCTTTGATTCTCGCCGTCAGTTCAGAAACGGATGGAACGTGTTCTCTCGTTTGCAGCATCAGGTTCAACTCGCTTTATCAACAAAAATCTCAAGCCTATCATACCATAGTGTGCCAAGAGCGGCTATTTCTCGTCCGCCATCACGAGCGGAACGAATCGTTCATTGAGATCGTGGATATGCGCAGGATAAATAAAAAAGTTCACGCCACATCGGACGTGAACCTTTCCTTCTCGATCAGACTATTCCTTGCGGTTGGAAGAGTGGCCCGGGTGCAATTTTGCATTCGGGTCGAAGAACATTTTCGCATTGTTGACCGCAGTCGGAGCTTCACCAAAACCGGTCGCGATCAGCTTCACTTTGCCTGGGTAGGTGACAATGTCCCCTGCCGCGTAGACCCCTGGAATGTTGGTCTCCATCTTGGTGTTGACCACGATCATGCTGTCTTCAATTTCCAGCCCCCACTCCATAATCGGGCCGAGCGATGCGGAGAAGCCCAATGCACCGATGATCAAGTTCGCATCGATCTCTTCGGTCGATTTGTCCTTGTTGTTGATCAGTACCGCTTTCTCAAGCGCACCATCACCGTGAACAGACTTCAGTTCATTGAAGACTTTGACGTCGATCGAAGAATCGTACAGTTTCTTCACCGACTCTTCATGTGCGCGGAACTGGTCGCGGCGGTGAATCAAGGTCACTTTTTCACAAACTTCTTCGAGCATCAGCGCATAGTCAACCGCCGAATCGCCACCGCCGACAACCAATGCTTTTTTGCCTTTGTGGCTTTGCAAGTTGTCGATGAAATAGTGGATGCCTTTGCCTTCGAAGTCCTTGGTGTTCTCAGCCGGCAGAGAGCGCGGGGTGAAGGCGCCAATGCCTGCGGTGATAATGACCGTCTTCGAAAGATGCACAGTCGAATTGGTCGTCAATTCAAACGTGCCGTCTTCCAACTTCTTGAGACCGATGACTCGCTCATTCAAGCAGACGGTCGGATTGTATTGGGCCGATTGCTCTTTCAAGTTGTTGACGAGGTCGCGCGCCAAAACTTTCGGGAAGCCCGCTACGTCATAAATATATTTTTCTGGATACAGCTCGGCCAATTGGCCGCCAAGTTGCGGGAGCGAATCGATGATCTTGGTCTTCGCATCACGAATTCCTGCATAAAACGAGGTAAATAAACCGCAAGGGCCGCCGCCTATGATCGTAATATCATACAACTGTTCGTCATGTTTCAGTTCGGTCATGCTATCTTTCCTCCATGATCATTCTCTATTTTTTTCGACAAGTTTTTCGATAACAGCAAAGACTATTATACAATAATTTTACGTTATAACCAAGCAAGAACTAGTCCAATAGAGATAAACCGAGGCGAGCCACACCAAAGGCGTTATCGGTCGAATAGCGCGGTAAAGCAAAGTACAGTTTCGCGCCGACTGCGCGATGCTCCAGACGGCGGACGAGACGCTCGCGAATGTAAAGGTTGGCCGCGACGCCGCCGACGATCAACAGCGACTTCACCCCTTTTTCCTGCACCGCTTTGCGCAGCACTTTCTCCAATCCTTTCGCGATGCAACGCTCTACCGCCCGCGCCACATCGGCCGGGTTGGCACCCGCTGCGATCAGACGCATGGCCGCGCTTTCCGGGCCGGCTAAAGAGAGGTTGTAGCCATCGACAGGAGAAGGCAATGTCACCTCTACATCGGACGCTTCCTGAGCCAATTTTTCAAGATGCGGACCTGCCGGGAACGGAAGTCCCAACGCAACGCCGACGCGGTCAACAAATTGTCCAGCGTGCAAGTCGATGCTGGTACCCAGCTCTACAATGTCATAGCCGTCGGACAGCCTGTTGACTACCAACAGATCGGTCGTGCCGCCGGAAAGGTGGACGGCGAGAAAATGGTCGGTCGGTACCTCGCCCGCACTTCCTTCACCCGCTGCGATATGTCCTTCCTGATGGGTCGTTTCGAAAAAAGGCACCCCGTGCGTGGCCGCCAACGCCCGGCCCAAGCCACTGCCTGCGGTGAAGACCGGCATGTAGGAACCTGGCAGACGGCGTGGGCGGGTCGAGGCGATCACTGCACGTAGCTTTCCGGTCAAATCTCCGAGCGCTTCGACCAAGACGGGAAGATTCTGAACATGCTGGAAGAGGGCTGCCGATTGCTGCAACCCTCGCTCCCCTTGTTCTACCGTTAAGAGTTTCCGCTCTTCTTGAACGATCTGCCCCGCTTCGTCGATCAGGCAGATCGAGGTTGTATAATTGCTGGTGTCGATACCAAGCACGTACATCAATTTACTCCTGCCTTACAAAATCGCCGCGCAGCCCGTCCACTTCCGGAACGATCTTAGCCAGCACGCCGTTTACAAATTTGCCTGAGTCAGGGGTCGAGAACGCCTTGGCCATGTCGATTGCTTCGTCGAGCACAACCGAAGTCGGCGTCTCTTCGTGAAACAGCATTTCGTAAAGCGCCATGCGCAAGAGGTTGCGATCAACGTTCGCCATCCGTTTCAAATCCCAGCCAGTCGTATGTTTGCTCAGCACCGCGTCAATTTTCTCCACATGCTTCGTGGTTCCGTTCACCAGATCGCGCACGAACATGGGGTCGATTTCCGCACCTTCCTGCTCCAATACATGCTCAATCGCTTCACGAACATCCGCTTTGGCGACATCAATTTGGAATAAACCTTGTAATGCAAACTCACGAGAAGTTCTACGGCTCATCTCTCGCACTCCCTTATGTATCGTCTTGTTTCGTCTAGTATTCCCGAAGGACAAAAAGGAAACCACCAAGTTCTGGTGGTTAGTCCCGGGATTTATCGGGCATGATCTTCTCGATCACATCGCGCCAGTCTTCGCGTTCTTCAAGCTTCTTTCCGACATAAAAGCCGCCGATCACGAAAAGTACAAAGAAGATGGTCTTGATCAGTCCAAAGATCAGGAAAATCAGTCCAAGCAACACGCCGATGGCAGTGCCCAACAACTTCAAATTACCGGTGAGCGCATCGTACAGCTTCAACCATTTGTCCATGGATTATTCCACCCGCTTCTTGACGACTTGTGCCTGTGTCTGCTGCGCGAGTTCCAACACATAGACCGTCACCTGTTCAACCGGAATACCGGTTGTCAGCTCAACAAAGTCTTTCACCGAGCTTTGAAGCTCTGCGGTCGTCTTCGTAATCTCCAGGCCCGCCTCGATCGAAAACTTGATCGCGATGCGCATCGTTCCGCCTTCATTCATGTGCACGCGGGCTTTAATATCCGAGATGCCACGCACGCGTGATGCTGCCTTGAGCGATAACTGCTCCAAGGTGTCATAAGAGATCTTGAGATCCCCATGGTCCAACTGATGCGTGATCGTCTGCGGCTCATGATCACCCTGCTTCGAGCGGTAAATCAAAAAGAAAATTGAGAGCAGTAAGAAGATTACCGCTGCGGCCGCGCCGTCCTCGTAGATCATAAAATGCCTGCCGAGCAATTCAAAGCCCGCGTATTGCAACAGGACGACAACACAGGCTGCCGCGACCCCGAGCGCATACAGCCAAAGGATCATACGTGGAATTAATTTCAAAAGCTTGTCCTCCTCTCCTAGCCATAAAACCCCCCTGTCATTCAGGGGGGTTCTCAGTTTGATTTTTACAGCACCCGACTCGGCGGAAGTTGCAGCGCTCTTTCTTCGTCCTTGTTTCCGTTATCTTCATCCTTGTTCTTGAAGGTAACGCCAAGCACGTGAACGTTGACTTCAACAACTTCAAGGCCGGTCATGCTTTCGATCGCACGCTTGATGTTGTCTTGAATCTCGCCTGCTACTTCCGGAATGCGCACACCGTAGTCAGCTACGATCGATACATCAACCGCACATTGTTTCTGTCCGACTTCAACTTTGACCCCTTTGGCAAGGTTCTTGCGCCCTAGCAGTTCAGCGATACCGCCGACCACGCCGCCCGACATCCCGGCTACGCCTCGGACTTCGGTCGCGGCAAGACCTGCGATGATCTCGATCACTTCGTTCGCAATGCGAATGTTGCCCACATCGGTGTTGTCATACTCCATATTCATGGCTGATTCGCTCCCTTCCTCATCTTGTCCCTGTTTCTATTAGTATAAACTTCCTGTCCAATTATGACAAAGGATACATCTCAAGAAACTTGGTGGTGACATCGCCTTCGATAAACTTCTCGTGACGTAGCACCTTTTGGTGGAAAGGAATCGTCGTTTTGATACCGCTGATTGTAAATTCACTCAAGGCGCGCTCCATGCGGAAAATCGCTTCTTCACGGCTCGGTGCCCAGACAATCAGTTTCGCGATCATCGAATCGTAGAACGGCGTGACCGTGTAACCTGGGAACGCTGCGCTGTCCACGCGCACTCCAAAGCCGCCCGGCGGCAAGTAGTCGATGATCTTACCCGGATTCGGCATGAAGTTCTTGTCGGGATCTTCGGCGTTGATGCGGCATTCGATCGCCCATCCGTCAAACACCACTTCTTCCTGGGTAAGCGAAAGCGGCAGACCTGCTGCCACACGGATCTGTTCTTTGATCAGGTCGATGCCGGTGATCATCTCGGTCACCGGATGCTCCACCTGAATCCGCGTGTTCATCTCCATGAAATAGAAATTGCCGCCTTCATCATAGATGAACTCGATCGTGCCAGCACCGCAGTAATTGACCGCTTTTGCTGCTGCGACCGCCGCCATGCCCATCTCGTTGCGCTTGTCTGGCGTCAATGCCGGAGACGGTGCTTCTTCGATCAGCTTCTGCATCCGGCGTTGGATCGAGCAGTCGCGTTCACCAAAGTGGATCGCATTGCCATGCGAGTCGCCCATCACCTGAATCTCCACATGGCGCATCGAGGTGATGAATTTCTCCAAATAGACGCCCGCGTTGCCAAAAGCGGTCTGCGCTTCGGTCTGAGCCATCTGAATCAGGCGAGCCAACTCATCCTTCGAATTCGCGATGCGGATACCTTTCCCGCCACCGCCTGCAGTTGCTTTGATAATGATCGGGTATCCGATCTCGTCGGCGATCTTCAACGCCTCATCGAGATCTTCCACGAGGCCGTCGGTGCCCGGTACGATCGGTACGCCCGCTTTTTTCATCGTGTCTTTCGCGACAGCCTTATCCCCCATCTTCTCGATCGCTTCCACGCTCGGACCGATGAAGGTGATGCCGCATGCTTTACAGAACTCAGCAAAATCGGAGTTCTCAGCTAAGAAGCCGTAGCCCGGATGGATCGCATCAACGCCGATCGAAGTGGCAAGCGACAGGATATTCTTGATGTTCAGGTAGGAGTCTCTGGATAAGGTCGGTCCTACGCAGTATGCTTCATCCGCCATCTTCACATGCAAAGCTTCCCGGTCCGGCTCCGAATAGATCGCGACGGTCGGGATGCCCAGCTCTTTGCAGGCGCGAATCACGCGCACCGCAATTTCACCACGGTTAGCAATCAGCACTTTATGAAACATAGTTGTCCTCCGTTCTAGTCAACCTTTACCAAGAAAAGCGGTTGACCGTATTCAACCAGTTGACCGTTCTCAACCAAAACTTCGACAATCTCGCCGCGGACGTCCGCTTCGATTTCGTTCATCAGCTTCATCGCTTCGACGATGCAGACGATCGTTTTTTCCTCGACGCGTGCATTCGCTTTTACATACGCGTCTGCATCCGGAGCCGGCGAGCTATAGAACGTTCCGACCATCGGAGAAACGATCTTATGTAGGGAAGGATCTACCGCTTTTTGCGCTGCTGCTTCTGCAGGAGCTGCTGCAGCGGCCGGAGCCGGAGCTGCCTCTTGAACCGGAGCTACTGCTACAGGAGCTGCAACCGGAGCTGCTTGTACTGCTTGTACGACCGGAGCAAGAACTTGTACTCCTTCTGTCGTCTTCTTAATCGAAAGTTTAGCACCTTCTATTTCGTAGTTGAATTCGGCGATGCTCGTCTCATCGAGCAGACGCACCAATTCGCGGATTTCATTGAGTTTGAACATGTTGTATGTCACACTCCTCGTGCATTTATGTTATTCCTTCTGACACAACACCCTCAATAGTATATCATAACCCAAGTTTTTCTTTCTACTTTTTGGTCAGTTCGGAAGTTATCAATCGAAAATCCCCCTCGCACATGGCGGTCAGGGGGATTTTCTTGGCCTCTGTTTGAAATTAGTTGTGCGCTGCGACAGAGATTTTGCTAGAGGATACGGACATCTCATTGGCCACGATGCCCATGATCTTCACCGCTTTGTTTTTATCGAGCTCCTGCGCTTGCACCGTCACGTGGAATTTGTTGTTATCTTTCGCTTCGATAAATGCATCCGGGTAGCCTTCCGCGGTGATCAGGTCGATCGCGCTCTCCATTTTTTCATCGAGGTTATTCATCGTCTCCAAGTCTTTTTTAGCCTTCTCAACGGCGGTGGCATCTTTGCCGCTTGCAATCAGCTTGTTCAGCTCCTCCACACGGGCAGAAAATTTCTCTTGCGCATCAAGGTGCTGTTTGATGAAGAAATCGCTACCCTCCGCTACGGTGGGTTTATCTTCCCCTTTCTCCTTCTGATCTGCCTTTGGCGCCGGGTCGGTGTTGACCGGTTCTACATTGTTGTTGACCGTGTAGAAGCCGATCAGCATCAGGGAGAGCACCATCATTGTGGACAACCAGATCGTTTGACGCTTAGCCATTGAAAATTCCTCCTTAGGATCACCTATGAATTTTGGAGTGCGCTATTTCTTGGGCAAAACAGAAATTCTATGTGGAGGCACCTCCAACGCTCGTTGGACGGCTTCCTTGATCAACGCTTCGGTTTTGATCTGTTCAGCACCGCGTGCGACCACCACCACACCGCGTACGCGAGGCTTGATCGTTTTGACCACCACCGGCTGTTCTTGACCGCTCTCTTTGGTCATCACCAGTTGCCCACTCTTGTCGAGTTGAGTCACTCCGCGCGTGCCGCCTTTGGTGTCGGACTCATTGTTGGTCTGGCGGTTCTCCTGCGAATTTTCCGCGTAGATCACCTCTTCGCTGGAGTCGATCGTCACCATCACCGAAGCATCGCTCACTCCCATCACCATGTTGAGGATTTCGGTCAGGCGATTTTCGTACACCTGTTCATATTGGCCGAGGTCGCCTCTGTCCGTATTGTTGATGACCTGACCCGCTTTGACGCTTTGTTCACCTTTGATCGTCGCGTTATTTGGTGCGCTCTGAAACCAAGTCAGGGGATTGAGCAGAAGCACGACGCCAAGAGCACCCAAGGCGATCAGCAATTTTTTATTTTTCATCAAGTTTTGCATCCGCGTTTGCACGTTGTCCTTTTCCATCTCCTCACCCCCCTTGCGCGTCTTGCCAAATCACGCTGATCTTCGATGCGGGCAACTGATATTCTCGGGAAAGTTGCTGCAAGATCGCGGCTGTTGTCGCGTTTTGCTCGCCAGGCGGCGTTTTCTGCACCTCCTGCCCCCCACCGCCGCCGATGATGACTGGAACGACCTCCTGTATCGGCTTGATCGCGCCCTTTTCCTGTTTGGACATGACGATCACCGCCAGATAATCGAGAGCGGTCGGCTTCCCAGCCGCATCTTGAGCGATGCGCGCTTCCACCGCATCGACCGTCACCGCATGCTCCTGTTCAATCACCTGTTTTACATGGTCAGACAGCATCGCCTTCCACTGCTCGACGGTGCGATTCGACTGCTGATCTTGCAGGGAGAGACCCTGTGCGGTGATCTGATCGATGCTCTGCATCTTCCCAGCTCCCTCCTTAGCAAGCAGTTTGTCGAGCGCAAAGTCGATCTCGTAAACGGAGGTGCCGTACATTTTCAGCAACGGGCTTAGCATCAGCAGGATGATCAACAGGCCCATCACCAGCTTCACGTAGCGCTGCATCGCATTGTTGGGCAGGATCATGTCGAGCACCACGGCGAGGAAAATGACGAGAATCAAGCCCCGCATCCACTCACTCAAAAATTCGATCATCTCCTCCTCACCTCACCTCACCATCACCGACAAATTGCTCGCCGCGATGATCACCGTGATTGCAAGGAAGAACATGAAACCGACGGTGGCAAGCGCTGCGAACACCAAGATCAAGCTTTTGCCGATCGTTGACAGGCAGCGGATGATCGGCGAGTCGCCAAGCGGCTGCATCAGCGCCGCCGAGACATTGTAGATCAGGGCTAACGACAGAACTTTTAAAGCAGGAAAAGCACAGATCAACAGCACGATCGCCGCTCCGGAGACACCAAGCGCATTCTTGACGATCAGACTGGCACCGACCACCGTGTCGGCTGCATCAGCAAACAATTTTCCAACGACCGGAACAAAATTGGAGGAGACATATTTTGCCGCCTTGATCGAGACGCCGTCGGCCACAGCACCCGCTGCGCCTTGAACGGAGATGACACCTAGGAAGATCGTGAAAAACACGCCGAGCACCCAGACGGCGGTGCCGCGCAAAAGGCTTGCTAATTGTGTGACCTGATAGCGATTGGAAATCTGACTGACCAAGGTGAGGATGGCGGAGAAAAAGATCAGCGGGAAGACGACATACATGATCAGATCCCCGATCACGTTGATCAAAAACACGATCAGCGGATGGATCATCGTCGCGGAAGCAAGTCCCCCCGTCGCGGCGAGCAGTGCGAGGTACATCGGGATGGAAGCGATCATAAAATCGACCATCGTTTGAATCGCGCTTTTCGCATAGGCGGTTGCCGCGGCGAAAGACTGGACCGCCAGGATCATCAGGACCAAAAAGCAGATCGCGTGGGCGATCTTCGAGACGTTGTTCGCTTCGAACGCCGCTTGCATCGATTCGAGCAGCGCAGCGAACACGGCAAGGACTAAAATCGTCCCCAGCAGCCTCGAATTGAGGAACAGCTCATGGAACAGAAATTTGAGCAGGCCGCCCAGCAGGCCTTTGATGACCACACCGAGCTCCCCTTTGAGGATCAAATCGAGCAGGTGACCTTTGATCTCAGGCGGCAGATACTCGCTGTACTCTGCGGTAAGTTCGTCCAAAAACTGATCAAATTCGTGCAGATCGAGCTGCTTGAGCTGTTGGTCAACCAACGGGTCTGTCAACTGACTGCCTGGCGCTCGCTCCATGCCTCCTCCCGTTTGTACTTGCGGGATGTTTTGCACCGCTCCGGGCGGCGACGTCCCTTCCGCGTGCGCGGTGAGGCTGCCTAAACATGCAGCGATTAACAGAGCGAGCAACATCAAGCTGTGGTAATACCGTTTGGGCATCGCCTCACCTCCCTTTCGTCAATTGGGCAGAAGCCCCATCACAAGCTCAATGATCCGCTGAATGATCGGCAGTGCGAGCACGAGAATCAGAATTTTCCCTGCCAGTTCGATTTTTGATGCGATCGCCCCTTCGCCCGAATCTTTGGCAATCTGTGCGCCAAATTCGGCGATGTAGGCGATTCCGATAATTTTTAAGATCGTCTGCAAAAAGATCATCTCTACACCAGCCGAAACGGACAAACGCTCCAGCAGGCGGATGACCAGCCCGATTTTATCGAGCAAAAAGATGAAGATGAAAACCCCGGTCACAAGTGAGATCAGAAAAGCGGTTTGAGGCGATTGACCCTTGAGCACGACGATCAAGATGGTGGCTGCCAATCCAAGACCTACGATTTGGATGATTTCCATATGTCGTACCCTTTCTGCAGCCGCCTGCCTTAGTTCATCAAGAACACGTTGCGCACCTTATCAAACAAATTGCTGATATACGTGATCACAGTGAGCATGATGACGATAAAACCTGTGAGCGTCGCCCAACTGGCGAACTCTTCTTTTCCTGACTGCTTGAGCACCGTATGAATGACAGCAGTCAAAATCCCGATCCCGGCGATAAAAAAGATGGTATTCACATCTGAGTTCATGCCTGTACCTCCTCGCCCGCCTAAACGTTTGGGTATCAATACAAGAGAATGACGAGTGTCAGACCCATCAGAGCCCCCAGATACCGCCACATCTTTTCGTTCTTCGACTGCTCTTCGCGGGCGCCTTGCTCTTCGGTGCCAAGGTGTGCGAGGGCAAGCTGGATGTGTTTGATCTGGTCTTGGCGGTCAGATATCCCGAGGGTCTGGCCGAAACTATGCAACACGTCGCGGTCCGCCTCCTTTAAGCGCAGGTTCACTTTGTGTGCAGTGAGCGTCTCCCGCCAAATCTCGCCTGCGGTAACACCCTGTCCTTCACGAAGCTTATGTCCAAGC from Tumebacillus algifaecis encodes the following:
- the spoIIIAB gene encoding stage III sporulation protein SpoIIIAB, with amino-acid sequence MIKLFGSLIILLVATSFGFRMASRYAERSKQLRLFINALQLLETEILYTATPLSEACRKIGTRIPGPVGTFFAELGHKLREGQGVTAGEIWRETLTAHKVNLRLKEADRDVLHSFGQTLGISDRQDQIKHIQLALAHLGTEEQGAREEQSKNEKMWRYLGALMGLTLVILLY
- the spoIIIAC gene encoding stage III sporulation protein AC; translation: MNSDVNTIFFIAGIGILTAVIHTVLKQSGKEEFASWATLTGFIVIMLTVITYISNLFDKVRNVFLMN